A window of the Gossypium hirsutum isolate 1008001.06 chromosome A05, Gossypium_hirsutum_v2.1, whole genome shotgun sequence genome harbors these coding sequences:
- the LOC107905682 gene encoding E3 ubiquitin-protein ligase UPL5 isoform X2 has protein sequence MSLFPSPAVDQFSNGYDHRLSSKRKFDDYALAFDGDQDFEAPLVPVRMRKDDHHHPIAAVSKAPPFAFPASLIDCRPSSSDASSSSASSSSTRLQFFVRMFSGGKTMVVTANSEDTVKSLHERIHVMTGIPVFEQRLIYHGKQLQWEQSLADCHIENDAGLQLVGRMRSTDHPQTWQVMDDLVSLISSLCRGQTVHSPTQSIKGCLDKFFTIAHKDNGKVASADLQIFMVSSAPAALVMLYISPIDGNKQCANSSIRDFLTSCRMDLPKELHSYCAPIALEFCKLLRKVVNEDSLYAWCRSTLSVLLESVSSSMGLMRAKVKGFTVPEIFPFFNELVSHLSEELDSSLYSTTSEGPSSSHFREFVAFLNPLKSAIIEQVESRIPISIDYHPLYRDEIRNLHIIFDKLLHQMKNCLIRVEESLVARGSNGDEFVHSGWSLYLSILKELNGISKLYQGAEEKFWMVLRNMKASLCALIIRFSRRDDDNQWLLEHKDVTDFESRRHLVMMMFPEVKDDYEELHEMLIDRSQLLAESFEYIARVDSESLHAGLFMEFKNEEATGPGVLREWFLLVCQAIFNPENALFLPCAYDRRRFFPNPASRMDPLHLEYFSFAGRVIALALMHKVQVGIVFDRVFFLQLAGMDISLEDIREADPCLYSSCKKVLEMDAEFIDSDALGLTFVREVEELGSRRVVELCAGGKSIVVNSRNRQEYVNLLIRDRFSTSTSEQVDYFSQGFGHILSNSRLQKIFFQSLELEDLDRMLYGSESPICVDDWKAHTEYNGYKESDPQITWFWELKKICRLLEKCQQIKGSNFFSSGPQ, from the exons ATGTCTCTCTTCCCATCCCCAGCCGTTGATCAATTCTCCAACGGCTACGATCATCGCCTTTCCTCCAAGCGCAAGTTCGACGATTATGCCCTTGCTTTCGACGGCGACCAAGACTTCGAGGCTCCCTTAGTCCCTGTTAGAATGCGAAAAGACGATCACCATCACCCGATCGCAGCCGTGTCCAAAGCCCCACCTTTCGCCTTCCCTGCTTCCCTCATCGATTGCCGCCCTTCCTCTTCCGATGCTTCGTCGTCTTCCGCCTCTTCTTCCTCCACACGCCTCCAATTCTTTGTCCGGATGTTCTCGGGGGGCAAGACCATGGTAGTCACGGCTAATTCGGAGGACACCGTGAAATCCCTACACGAACGGATTCATGTGATGACAGGAATTCCAGTATTCGAACAACGGTTAATTTATCATGGGAAACAGCTACAGTGGGAACAATCCCTAGCAGACTGCCACATCGAAAACGATGCCGGTCTCCAACTCGTCGGCCGTATGCGGTCCACTGACCACCCGCAAACCTGGCAAGTCATGGACGACTTGGTCTCCCTTATTTCCTCCCTTTGCCGAGGACAAACGGTCCATTCCCCAACCCAAAGCATCAAAGGTTGCTTGGACAAATTCTTCACAATTGCTCACAAGGACAACGGCAAGGTTGCTTCTGCTGACTTGCAGATATTTATGGTATCTTCGGCTCCTGCCGCTTTGGTAATGCTTTATATTTCTCCTATTGACGGTAATAAGCAGTGTGCAAATAGTTCAATAAGAGATTTCTTAACATCATGTAGGATGGACTTACCAAAAGAGCTGCATTCTTATTGTGCACCAATAGCATTAGAGTTTTGCAAGTTACTACGGAAGGTTGTTAATGAGGATAGTTTGTATGCTTGGTGTCGAAGTACACTGAGCGTATTGCTTGAAAGTGTTAGCAGTTCTATGGGTTTAATGCGGGCAAAGGTCAAAGGCTTTACCGTGCCGgagatttttcccttttttaatgaGTTGGTTAGTCATTTATCTGAGGAGTTGGATTCTAGTTTGTATTCAACCACTAGTGAGGGACCATCATCAAGTCATTTCCGGGAATTCGTAGCATTCTTGAACCCTTTGAAGTCTGCCATTATTGAGCAGGTGGAGTCCCGAATTCCGATATCAATTGATTACCATCCTCTCTATAGGGATGAGATTAGGAATCTTCATATCATATTTGATAAATTGTTGCATCAAATGAAAAATTGCCTTATCAGAGTGGAGGAAAGCCTTGTGGCAAGAGGAAGCAATGGCGATGAATTTGTTCATTCAGGGTGGTCCCTGTATCTTTCCATTTTGAAGGAACTAAATGGCATCTCAAAACTTTATCAAGGTGCTGAAGAAAAGTTTTGGATGGTTTTGAGGAATATGAAGGCTTCTTTGTGTGCCTTAATAATTAGATTCTCCAGGCGAGATGATGATAATCAATGGCTACTTGAGCACAAGGATGTCACCGATTTTGAATCCAGGAGGCATTTGGTCATGATGATGTTTCCTGAGGTAAAAGATGACTATGAGGAATTGCATGAGATGCTGATTGACAGGTCTCAGTTATTGGCTGAATCATTTGAATACATTGCTCGTGTGGACTCTGAATCACTTCATGCTGGTCTGTTcatggaattcaaaaatgaagaaGCCACTGGCCCTGGTGTACTGAGGGAGTGGTTTTTATTGGTATGCCAAGCTATATTCAATCCGGAGAATGCCCTTTTCTTGCCTTGTGCTTATGATCGTAGAAGATTTTTTCCTAATCCTG CATCTAGGATGGATCCTTTGCACCTCGAGTATTTCAGTTTTGCTGGACGCGTGATTGCATTGGCATTGATGCATAAAGTGCAAGTGGGTATTGTCTTTGATCGTGTATTTTTCTTACAACTGGCTGGCATGGATATATCTTTGGAAGATATACGAGAGGCAGATCCATGCTTGTATAGCAGTTGCAAGAAGGTTCTGGAGATGGATGCTGAGTTTATTGATTCAGATGCTTTAGGGCTGACGTTTGTTAGAGAAGTTGAGGAGCTAGGATCCAGGAGAGTTGTGGAACTATGCGCTGGTGGGAAAAGCATTGTAGTAAATAGCAGGAATAGACAGGAATATGTTAATCTTCTTATTCGTGATCGCTTTTCAACATCTACTTCTGAACAGGTAGACTATTTTTCCCAAGGTTTCGGCCATATTCTTTCTAACTCAAGGCTCCAGAAGATCTTTTTCCAAAGTTTAGAGCTTGAGGACCTTGATCGGATGCTGTATGGCAGCGAAAGTCCCATTTGTGTTGATGATTGGAAGGCACATACTGAGTACAATGGCTACAAAGAAAGTGATCCTCAAATAACCTGGTTCTGGGAG
- the LOC107905682 gene encoding E3 ubiquitin-protein ligase UPL5 isoform X1, translated as MSLFPSPAVDQFSNGYDHRLSSKRKFDDYALAFDGDQDFEAPLVPVRMRKDDHHHPIAAVSKAPPFAFPASLIDCRPSSSDASSSSASSSSTRLQFFVRMFSGGKTMVVTANSEDTVKSLHERIHVMTGIPVFEQRLIYHGKQLQWEQSLADCHIENDAGLQLVGRMRSTDHPQTWQVMDDLVSLISSLCRGQTVHSPTQSIKGCLDKFFTIAHKDNGKVASADLQIFMVSSAPAALVMLYISPIDGNKQCANSSIRDFLTSCRMDLPKELHSYCAPIALEFCKLLRKVVNEDSLYAWCRSTLSVLLESVSSSMGLMRAKVKGFTVPEIFPFFNELVSHLSEELDSSLYSTTSEGPSSSHFREFVAFLNPLKSAIIEQVESRIPISIDYHPLYRDEIRNLHIIFDKLLHQMKNCLIRVEESLVARGSNGDEFVHSGWSLYLSILKELNGISKLYQGAEEKFWMVLRNMKASLCALIIRFSRRDDDNQWLLEHKDVTDFESRRHLVMMMFPEVKDDYEELHEMLIDRSQLLAESFEYIARVDSESLHAGLFMEFKNEEATGPGVLREWFLLVCQAIFNPENALFLPCAYDRRRFFPNPASRMDPLHLEYFSFAGRVIALALMHKVQVGIVFDRVFFLQLAGMDISLEDIREADPCLYSSCKKVLEMDAEFIDSDALGLTFVREVEELGSRRVVELCAGGKSIVVNSRNRQEYVNLLIRDRFSTSTSEQVDYFSQGFGHILSNSRLQKIFFQSLELEDLDRMLYGSESPICVDDWKAHTEYNGYKESDPQITWFWEIVREMSADQRKQLLFFWTSVKYLPVEGFRCLASRLYIYKTSEPYDYLPSSHTCFYRICFPPYPSVGEMRKRLNVITQEHIRCSFGTW; from the exons ATGTCTCTCTTCCCATCCCCAGCCGTTGATCAATTCTCCAACGGCTACGATCATCGCCTTTCCTCCAAGCGCAAGTTCGACGATTATGCCCTTGCTTTCGACGGCGACCAAGACTTCGAGGCTCCCTTAGTCCCTGTTAGAATGCGAAAAGACGATCACCATCACCCGATCGCAGCCGTGTCCAAAGCCCCACCTTTCGCCTTCCCTGCTTCCCTCATCGATTGCCGCCCTTCCTCTTCCGATGCTTCGTCGTCTTCCGCCTCTTCTTCCTCCACACGCCTCCAATTCTTTGTCCGGATGTTCTCGGGGGGCAAGACCATGGTAGTCACGGCTAATTCGGAGGACACCGTGAAATCCCTACACGAACGGATTCATGTGATGACAGGAATTCCAGTATTCGAACAACGGTTAATTTATCATGGGAAACAGCTACAGTGGGAACAATCCCTAGCAGACTGCCACATCGAAAACGATGCCGGTCTCCAACTCGTCGGCCGTATGCGGTCCACTGACCACCCGCAAACCTGGCAAGTCATGGACGACTTGGTCTCCCTTATTTCCTCCCTTTGCCGAGGACAAACGGTCCATTCCCCAACCCAAAGCATCAAAGGTTGCTTGGACAAATTCTTCACAATTGCTCACAAGGACAACGGCAAGGTTGCTTCTGCTGACTTGCAGATATTTATGGTATCTTCGGCTCCTGCCGCTTTGGTAATGCTTTATATTTCTCCTATTGACGGTAATAAGCAGTGTGCAAATAGTTCAATAAGAGATTTCTTAACATCATGTAGGATGGACTTACCAAAAGAGCTGCATTCTTATTGTGCACCAATAGCATTAGAGTTTTGCAAGTTACTACGGAAGGTTGTTAATGAGGATAGTTTGTATGCTTGGTGTCGAAGTACACTGAGCGTATTGCTTGAAAGTGTTAGCAGTTCTATGGGTTTAATGCGGGCAAAGGTCAAAGGCTTTACCGTGCCGgagatttttcccttttttaatgaGTTGGTTAGTCATTTATCTGAGGAGTTGGATTCTAGTTTGTATTCAACCACTAGTGAGGGACCATCATCAAGTCATTTCCGGGAATTCGTAGCATTCTTGAACCCTTTGAAGTCTGCCATTATTGAGCAGGTGGAGTCCCGAATTCCGATATCAATTGATTACCATCCTCTCTATAGGGATGAGATTAGGAATCTTCATATCATATTTGATAAATTGTTGCATCAAATGAAAAATTGCCTTATCAGAGTGGAGGAAAGCCTTGTGGCAAGAGGAAGCAATGGCGATGAATTTGTTCATTCAGGGTGGTCCCTGTATCTTTCCATTTTGAAGGAACTAAATGGCATCTCAAAACTTTATCAAGGTGCTGAAGAAAAGTTTTGGATGGTTTTGAGGAATATGAAGGCTTCTTTGTGTGCCTTAATAATTAGATTCTCCAGGCGAGATGATGATAATCAATGGCTACTTGAGCACAAGGATGTCACCGATTTTGAATCCAGGAGGCATTTGGTCATGATGATGTTTCCTGAGGTAAAAGATGACTATGAGGAATTGCATGAGATGCTGATTGACAGGTCTCAGTTATTGGCTGAATCATTTGAATACATTGCTCGTGTGGACTCTGAATCACTTCATGCTGGTCTGTTcatggaattcaaaaatgaagaaGCCACTGGCCCTGGTGTACTGAGGGAGTGGTTTTTATTGGTATGCCAAGCTATATTCAATCCGGAGAATGCCCTTTTCTTGCCTTGTGCTTATGATCGTAGAAGATTTTTTCCTAATCCTG CATCTAGGATGGATCCTTTGCACCTCGAGTATTTCAGTTTTGCTGGACGCGTGATTGCATTGGCATTGATGCATAAAGTGCAAGTGGGTATTGTCTTTGATCGTGTATTTTTCTTACAACTGGCTGGCATGGATATATCTTTGGAAGATATACGAGAGGCAGATCCATGCTTGTATAGCAGTTGCAAGAAGGTTCTGGAGATGGATGCTGAGTTTATTGATTCAGATGCTTTAGGGCTGACGTTTGTTAGAGAAGTTGAGGAGCTAGGATCCAGGAGAGTTGTGGAACTATGCGCTGGTGGGAAAAGCATTGTAGTAAATAGCAGGAATAGACAGGAATATGTTAATCTTCTTATTCGTGATCGCTTTTCAACATCTACTTCTGAACAGGTAGACTATTTTTCCCAAGGTTTCGGCCATATTCTTTCTAACTCAAGGCTCCAGAAGATCTTTTTCCAAAGTTTAGAGCTTGAGGACCTTGATCGGATGCTGTATGGCAGCGAAAGTCCCATTTGTGTTGATGATTGGAAGGCACATACTGAGTACAATGGCTACAAAGAAAGTGATCCTCAAATAACCTGGTTCTGGGAG